Sequence from the Ziziphus jujuba cultivar Dongzao chromosome 9, ASM3175591v1 genome:
AAAACCCTTCTGGATTTGGAGATGAGATGAACCAGACAACAAGATGAAAATGATTCCAAAAATAGGAGACTAAAGAGCCAAAGGGAAAAAGAGGAGATACAAAAGGTCATTAACGGAGCCTTAAAAATGGAGAGGATGTGCTTGATATGTGAGCGCCTTATGCGTTCTATagcaaatctctctctctctctctctctatatatctatatatatatatatatatatatatatatagataactaAGTTACCTTATTACATGTGAAATAGCCATAGTGGCATCATCTACTGTGACACAAAAATTGTATACAGGTTGTCCATTGCTCCTCATAATGACAAAGTCTCCAAGTGTGTCCAAGTTCCAACTGACCTTCATGACACTATCAAACAAAGTTAACAGCCCATACAACAAAGTTATAGTTCAATCAACAGTGTGAAACAAACTTATTATCTACAATATATTGATGATCTGGTAAAAGTAACCAGCTTGAACTCTTTTACTACTTTGGGGCCTCAAATGGCAAAACTTCTGTGCATGAAAGCCTTATGCAATGTATATATTAGGACAGCAATGTACTCTTGGCTTACAAAACATGCCTAAATATATTATCACAAAGGATTGACATGCTATCATAGCTAACAAACTTCCCAATCACATAAAGATCATTTTCAGCTGATTCCATATTCCTCTCTTGTTGTGCCGAAACAATATGTTtacaatcaaaatgaaaaaaagtagACACAAATTATTTGAACCTTTCACTAAGAAACTACTCTGAAACTACTCGAAATTAAATgcacttttaaataaaaatagctGAAATTACCTCACCGCGGATAAGGTCATTAATTTTCAAACTCCCTTCTTTTGGTACACGAAACCTATACGTGTAAGGGGTTCCCTTTGCCAACTCTTCTTGTACTTCTTCATCTGTTGCACTGGCCCACTTTCCAGTGTATACTGGAGGCAGTTGTTTTAGTTTTGCAATCTCCTTCATTTTCTCTAGCTCCTGGAGAGGATAATATAAGAACCTAGAAGTAGATTGAAAGCtcacaaaacagaaaaaatatgacagataaaaactcataaatGCTAGGAAGacaaaagaaattagaaaagtaaacaATGAAGCCAGGTGGATTCTTCACAATCTGAGAATCAGATGAcatgaatgaagaagaagagaccTGTCAACACAAGTTCCAATTTACCTCATTGGTGCAAAAGCAGCGATAAACATGATCAAGTTCCAAAAGCTTCTCAGCATGTCGCTTGTACAAAGAATTTCTTTCTGATTGCCTATATGGACCATATTCTCCACCAACGCCAGGTCCTGCATATTTGACCACATAGTATTACTACCAATTTTATATCTAAGAGAAATCCTCTGTTTTCACCATCAATGCAAGTGAACCATTTTACAATCTACTTATAGAACTATGATCAGCTACAACAACAAAGATagataataatacaaaaatacatgAAAGATTAATTCTGAGTCATATGATTATAATTAAACTCATTGCCTACCTGGCATTGCTTGAGTTCTAATTGGATCCAATAtcaaaattatccaaacataagaTCTGGAGTTTTTCACTAGTTGAAATTACTACAAATTCATAGAATATGGACGCAATGGTCAAAATACCAGAGGAACACACTGAAAGAACGCAGAGCATCAAACAGAATTTTCCAATCAATATAAATACATTTCAGAGCTAGCATTGAACCAAAACGAGAAAAAACAAGCAAAAAGAAAGTACCTTCATCCCAATCAAGACCAAGCCAAGACAGATCTTGCAACAAGGCTTCTTCAGATTCCTTAGTAGACCTCTCCAAATCAGTATCTTCAATCCTCAGAACAAATTTCCCTCCTTTGGACCTGGAAAACACAAATTCTCCATACTCAAACCACATcctcaaaattctcaaatacatataaaatcaaaatcaccaaccaaaaaaaaaaaaaagaacaacctAGCAAAGAGATAATTGAAGAGTGCAGTCCTCGCTCCACCAACATGCAGATTCCCAGTGGGAGAAGGAGCAAAACGAACACGTACTGGTTCTTCAACCTTCTTTGAATGATCAGTAATGGAAGAAGCCAAGACCGAGAAACTCCTCGTCGTCGTCGTCCTAACAAAGTCCGAGAATTTTCTGTGTCTGCAACAGAGGGAAGATGGGAGAAAAATTGGATATGCAACTTCTGGAAAAACCCTAATCCTCATCCATGGCGTTCCTACTAAGGTCGCCATGTTTTCCCTTTTTGTCTCTCTCAAATGGAAAATTGATTGATTGTTCTGATTTCAAATGGATAATGAACCTCCAAAACTTTTGTTCTGTTTTTTCACCCTTTCCTTTCTGGAGGAGCTTTCACAGTTGCTGTTTTCGTGAGTCAGCTGATGTGGCAAAATTATCCAGATGTCATTTAAGTAATGGAAGGAGTATTTAGTGGCTCAGTACTCCAGGAGTActagactttttttctttttttctttttttttcctactacCTTAAATACAGTGtagttttctctcttttctaattattttgaggaaaaaaaaaagaaaatataaaatataaaaaaaaaattgccttttttgggtgaataaacAAAATTGTTTTGAGTGCAAGGCCAAGATaacaattttgtttcttttttccacaaaaaaaaaaaaaaaaacacaagtaaaattaattgaatttccTAAAATTTTATCATCCAATTCCGGTTCCTTAAAAAACGAAAATACTCATCCTTTAAAAGTGCGCAAGATTTAAAGGTAGGATGAAATGAAACTACGGAACTTCGTCCcagattttttcatttttttggtaatatcttCGTCCCAGATTTCTtcatgaacattttttttttcttttttttttttttttgttgctcgAAGATTTCTTCATGAActtgtaattcttttttttttttttttttttgggtaaatgggatctaaaattctttatttcttaaaaGAAGGGCCAAAACAAAAACTACATTTTTGTCTTTAAGCCCGTATAAAAAAAACTTcgttctttttaaattttttattatttttttaaaccactTCTTCCGAGGCTTTCCGCTTTTTTGTCTGCCACCATAACAAAGCCACTTTGAAAACACCCTTCTCTCTCAACTCTCAAGTAAAACCGAATGCAGGCTGCAAAACccttttctctgtttttccCTTCCCCGctaaaaaaaacagagaatgaaagaaaaaaattaaaaaaaaaaagcaaaaaagaaaagtgacCCTCTTTTTCGATGGAGGAGACTGTAGACTTGGGACTATCAGACCTCTCTCAAATTGTCCTCGCCGAATGTGCCCAAATGTGAAACCACGGACATCAGAGGGTTAGGTTTCTTTGTGTCATAGTATTAGTTCCTGACTTTTTTCAATAGAGTTTCTAATCCAGCTATCAAAGTCTTGCTTCAATCTTGGCTAGAAGATTTAGCTACCACAGGAAAAAAGCAGAGCTTTCTTCTTACCCCTCACTCCATTTAcatcaaaagaaacaaaaagagaaaaagaaccCCTATTGAAGTACAGATTAAGAGTTTCTCATATAACATTACCATCTCATATATGGGTTCTCTTCAAGCCAAACTTGTCTTCTTGATTCTACTGCAAGCTTCATGCAATATTATTGCTACCAAGGATGAAGAATGGAAAACTGCTTCTGCAACGTACACCAAAGAAACAGATGGATCTATCATTACTGGTACTTTTCTTGCTCCTTGTTTATAGATTTTGAAAGCTTTAGTTTTTGGGATAGGGCTTTCCAGTTTCACAAAGATTTGgctacttttttttaataatgttttcAGAAGGTGCTTGTGGTTATGGGGACCTTCACAAAATAAGCTATGGGAAGTATAGTGCTGGATTAAGCAGCATTTTGTTCAATAGAGGTAGTACCTGTGGGGCTTGCTATGAACTAAGATGTGTTGATCACATCTTGTGGTGCTTACAAGGTAGCCCATCAATTATCCTCACTGCTACAGATTTCTGCCCCCCAAACTTTGGTCTTTCAGCAGATTATGGTGGTTGGTGCAATTTCCCCAAGGAACATTTTGAGATGTCAGAGGCAGCATTTGCTGAAATTGCAGAGAAAAAAGCAGATATTGTGCCAGTTCAGTATAGAAGGTAATAGACAAAATTGCTTATAGATATACAACTGGTTGGAttactttttttctcttttaatttttctttcttctcttttaaaaatttcttcttcttttttttttttaatttttttatttatttattttttttacatttttggaTAGGGTGAAGTGTGAGAGGAGAGGTGGGCTGAGATTCACGGTGAGTGGAAGTTCTCACTTCTACCAAGTTTTAATTACTAATGTGGGACTGGATGGTGAAGTGGTTGCTGTGAAAGTGAAGGGATCAAAAACAGGGTGGATACCAATGTCCAGAAACTGGGGACAATTTTGGCAAAGCAATGTCAACATGAAAGGGCAGCCTCTATCTTTCGAAGTCACCACCAGTGGTGGAAGAACACTTACGTCTTACAATGTTGCTCCAGCAAATTGGGAGTTTGGCCAGACATTTGAAGGGAAACAGTTCTAAAATGATATTAGAATACCATCACCAAAATCTCATTTCTGAAATAAGGATTCCAAAGTTAAATACTTTGAAATCCTGATCATTGAGTTCATCAATACTGAAGATCTGTCCACATGTTTACACATTACTCATGTAGTCATGTCCAAATCTCCACCTATCCCAAGGAGATAAGCTCTTAGtcaaaaagaaggaagaaagatGTACaagaaagttgaaaaattaggaATACGAGGTCCCAGTTTTGTCTCTTTATAATATTGTGATTCAAAAGTATAACTAGTTGTTAATGGAATATGTATTCGTTAAGAAACAAAGTGATGCAACCAACCTTGCATTCTTCACTAATTCCGGCTTTAACGCTTAAACTTACTTTAAATGACATTGTCTTTACTCTTTAGAATTGCTTATAAATAGTGTCACCAGTCAACGATGTTGCATCTAAAATAATGACTATTTAACACAATTGTGGTACAAAAGGATCAGTACAATTAACACCATACGATATGATACACTGCTAAGAATATGACTTACATATAATGAACTTCAGATAAGCATAGGATAAGCAAATGATGTTCCATGCGGCATAACATAATTAACCAAATGTAATGCATAAACAGTTAGGATTAGGCTAAATACCACATCATGAAGCATGCATACCAATGCTCAACCAACTAGAACTCTTAACAGTTTCCCTATCTATTATGCTGGGGCATAATGGAAATGCACCATCTActgaaaaaaaaacataatgctTAATTCCCTAACAGATTGTTTCCGATGCTTTACAAGCTTCCATAAAAaaaaggttgtttttttttttttggttatttgtttattaattaattaatattaatattattattattactactattattatcattatttgcaGAAAACCAACTCTTCATATCAAGTGGGTTTGACCATAAAATAGCAATGCGTTAAATGTTTTCCACCATGAGAAacttacaaaaatgaaaatggctaaatttCTATACAAGTGATgaaaaattaaccaaatgtaATACATATAGAGTTAAATTCATTTTTGCCAGGGAAACGCCAAATGCCACTTCATGAAGCATGCACAAACAACTAGAACTCTATCAGCCCACTTCCCTATCTATTATATTGGGGCATAATGGAAAGACAGCTATTTCAACATCTATTGAAAAAAATCATAATGCTTAATTTCCTAACAGATTGTTTTCAATGCTTTACAAGCttcttccataattttttttttttttttttttttttgtttaacagAAAACCAACTTCATATCAAGTGGGGTTTGACTATAAAATAGCAATGAGTAAATGTTTTCTACCATGAGACCTAGTAAATGTTTTCTACCATGAGAAACCTACAAAAATGACAATGGCTAACTTTTTCAGTATACAAGACATGATCAGCTACCTCTCCCATTCATGCACTGTATATCCCACGATTCAGTTCTGGCTTTAGTGGAAACTCTTACTTTTCGTCATCCAGAAAGTCCAGAGATTCACCATAGTACTTTTGAGCATCCATTCTGACAATACCTGAAGCAGTTGTCTCTCCCATTGCTTCTAAACCATTCACAAGTATTCTAAAAGTTGACCTATCTGGTTCACACCCTACCTGTTTCATCAAACAATAGCACTCCATTGCCAGCTCAATGAAGCTCAAACccagtaaagctctcaacagaGCATTGAAACCTTCAACTTCAGGCTTCAAATTAGTCTCATTTTTCAAGTAAAAGTAAAGGAGTTCAACTTCCTTCACAAACCCACTGCTACCCAATACTTGAATCATATCAGAATACAACAAAACTTGAGGCTTATACCAAATTTCCCTCCGAATCTCCTCAAAAACCTGTGAGGAACAACCacataaacaaaacaaatatcaCAAAATTTTCCATTGTTTTCTTTGCCGATTATTCAAATTGGGTAGAGTAAAAGAACAAATGACCAGTTCGAAATCTTCGAACCTTGAGAGCCAAAACGCACTCGTTCTGGCGGAGAAGTTCGCGGAGTACGGACATCATGTCGAGCTTCAGTAAACGTCTGAACTTGGAATCGAAAGCTTGCTCAAAATGGTGAAGATCCTTCTTGGATCTCTTCAGGGTCTGAACGGTCTGGATTGCCTCGATGCTGAGGTTCCTTCCCTTCTGCAATGGCCTCGGATTGTTGCTTCGGTCTCTCATCGTCACAACCCATCTCCGTTTCTTGGGTCTCGCGAATCGCAGCCATTGAAGCTGAGAGTTGAAGAGCGAGAGCGGTTGAGTTATGGCAGAGGAGACCATTATCAATCTCATCCGACTAGAATCGCATGCCCCTTTTCAGTGGTCCATAAAactggagaagaagaagattgttTCCGGACACGTCCAATCCcgctttctaaattttatttatttatttatttattgaatttgattttCCTATAAAAGAAAACCTgggtttttttaaacaattttaatgGCAAAAGAGAAattatgcaaataaaaaatttacctcCTTGTTTTTTACCTGAGACTTGGGCAGAGTCTCTTCATCGCCGGTCATGGCCACCCAAACCTCTCCGTCAAGTATTATGGAACAAGCCCAGCAAGTAGAGGGTGGTGAAGCGGTGGAGAAAAGCAAGAAAGAGAAGACGAAGGGCAATAATAAGctgaagagaaaaagaaaacaacgaTGAGAATAAGGAAGCAGAGAAAGAGAATAAGGAGAAGGTGAAGAGTAATGGAGGTTTTGGGATTATGAGTACGGAGTCCTTTGATTCATTGATATTGTCTGAACTCACATTCAAGGCCATTAAAGATATGGATTTTGAGATGATTTGGATTTGAAAAGAGAATGCTTTATTTGTAAAGCTCCTAAATACTCTGAAGTATCTTAGTTATGGTTATGGCTATTATTTTGGTTAATGAAGAAATCTAAAGCCATTGAAAAGTACTCTCAAAGCCACACCAAATTTACTAAATGggtttctttaaattttttacagAACATATATGAGTAAACTCGAAAATTGTTCAGTACTTATGATCAATTTGATTAGCTGCATAATCTGTTCTTAACAGCTAGGGACCCAGATAGTTAATGGACTCCACATAGGCCCTTCAAGCTTTGTCCTATACTTTTTCAGACTATGTGATCCACATGTCttcaaaaccaaattaaatttacatttgAATTACAATGCTGATTCAAGGCAGAGCAGTCCCTCTACTTGTAAAAGATGTTCTTGGAGCTGCTAGGACCGGTTCTGGGAAAACTCTTGCTTTTCTAATACCAGCTGTAGAGTGTTGTACCCTCACACAGTTTACCCCTCGAAATGGAAGCGGTGTTTTGGTTATTTGCCTAACAAGAGAACTCACAATACAGGTgaaagtattttctttttttctccataCGTTTTCCtggaaaatgaaaatagaaggtTGGAGATAATTCTGTGTAGACTTTAGAGTGATTTTTAATTATACAGAATTCTGAGTGCAATAATTTATAGTTTGATATATCTTACCCTGCTTGTCTATTTTGTTAGATTCTTGGCTTTTATGCTAAATTCCTCTATTCCTCCCGACTTATTAACCTTATAAATAATTCACGCATGCGTTGGCAATTCTCAGACTCTTGGCCTGGTTAACAGTGGTGCTGCTAGAAGAGGAGAAGCAGAACGTATTGCAAAAGGAGTAAATCTATTGGTGGCAACCGCTGGTCGCCTAAttgatcatcttcaaaataCATATTCAAAAATCTAAAGGTATCATATGCTACTGTTCAGCATTTTACTATCGTTTTATTGGCTCTCGTGGTTGTTTCTGCATGATCAGTCATCAAGTTTTCGATTCTTCTACCACTTTTTCATTCACACATTTTTCTTATCTATGTTGTTAATGATCATTTCAAGTATCACTCACAGACATTTGGCATGGTTATTTTTTCTGTTCCTCCATGAAAAACCAGACAGAAGTACATATGTTTCCTTTATAGTTTGTATggtgaaccttttttttttttttttttttttttttttttcccttctgtgtgtgtgtgtgcgcgttcGTAATTCACTTGCACTTGCGGTGTCTCATGATTGACGAAGCTGACAGAATATTGGAAGCAAATTTAGAAGAAGAGATGAAACAAATCATCTGGCTTCTACCAAAGGTAAACTCCATAATTTATCTTCACCTTTAACAGTACATATAAAACTTTAAGTTTTGAGCATGTATTATTGAGATGTTCATTTTgagtaaaataaatcaaactatAAGGTTTTTTTCCATCTATTGCAAAGATGAGGGAAACAAAAAAGACGCTATGTGAAAAAAATGGTTTATCTACGAAGTACTCAACTTGTATAACAATTCTAAGTGTTTGCATGACTTTGGAAAGGAACAGTAAAAGTGTATAATAGATACATTGTTTCTAATATTCTCTAGGTCTGCTAATTAGATGTTTGATCATTTGAACCAAACTTGGGACCTCTTGTGGTGGTTCTGCAACGAGGATACTGACACTTAAAAGATATCACTTTTTATAGAGAATGTCTTCATCGAATTTCCGCtatttttccttgttttctttCACTGCAATGTTGGGGTATGGCaatattatgtattatttaaattttgcaatGTGCTTAGTTCTGACCTTTTAAGgccacatttatttatttattatctttttttttttttttgtgatgtcAGTTTCAAGGTTTCTATTTGATTGAATTCATTTTGATATGCAGACTAGgcaaaaaactttattttcaaCAATCCAAAGTAAAAAGGTATGTCCATCTCTATATTGTGCGTCGTTCTTTTCAGTCTTCTGCTATTCAAATTCTTTAGAATTCTATTAAACTGTCTGAGTCATttgctttgtaattttgaattttgatatcaAGCTGATTATAAAGATTTTTCCTGCAATTCTGCAGGTTGAAGATCTTGCTTGCTTGTCATTTCAAACACCTGCTATCTATATCAATTGGATGATGGTAGAACTAAGGTAGAAATTGCCTTGGGACCATAATTGTCATAATGTGTATTGTAACATGTAtagttttgttgaaaaaaagtatattgtttaacaatttgatatactttttaactgaaatattttcaaaattataattcttTATGTGCATATTGGTCATGTACAGTTATAGGTGTTCCAAAAAAATCCCTTTGCTATTCCTTATATGATACATATTAAGCATAGATAAAAACATCAATATGGTAAACTATGAACATCATTATTAAATCATGTAAAAGTTCTGTAAACTTTCAGTTTTTAATCATTGATTTCCTTTTTGATGGCATCAATATTCATTGTTCTATAAGCTTTCAGTTTTTAaccattaatttcattttttatggcaTCAATATTCATTCCTTGATGTTATTAAATctacaaatatttacaaaaGGTGACATTGTTTTATTAAACTTTCATGTATCAATGTATCATATGCATTGTTATGAAATATATCATTTATCAGACAATACAGTGAAATTTCCAATACGTTTTAGATATGCATTGTTTTCTGTCCAAAACGATATTGTATCATATGTATTGTATCATGTAATGGTGATACAAACAACTATGCTTGGGAGTACAATATCTGTATGTAAGTGGTTTTGAGTAACAtattctatttttcaaaaatc
This genomic interval carries:
- the LOC132805427 gene encoding pentatricopeptide repeat-containing protein At1g62350-like, yielding MRLIMVSSAITQPLSLFNSQLQWLRFARPKKRRWVVTMRDRSNNPRPLQKGRNLSIEAIQTVQTLKRSKKDLHHFEQAFDSKFRRLLKLDMMSVLRELLRQNECVLALKVFEEIRREIWYKPQVLLYSDMIQVLGSSGFVKEVELLYFYLKNETNLKPEVEGFNALLRALLGLSFIELAMECYCLMKQVGCEPDRSTFRILVNGLEAMGETTASGIVRMDAQKYYGESLDFLDDEK
- the LOC132805425 gene encoding expansin-A20, with product MGSLQAKLVFLILLQASCNIIATKDEEWKTASATYTKETDGSIITEGACGYGDLHKISYGKYSAGLSSILFNRGSTCGACYELRCVDHILWCLQGSPSIILTATDFCPPNFGLSADYGGWCNFPKEHFEMSEAAFAEIAEKKADIVPVQYRRVKCERRGGLRFTVSGSSHFYQVLITNVGLDGEVVAVKVKGSKTGWIPMSRNWGQFWQSNVNMKGQPLSFEVTTSGGRTLTSYNVAPANWEFGQTFEGKQF